The Candidatus Eisenbacteria bacterium DNA window CACCTACACGCCCCACCGGGACGTGAACCTCCGACTCGCCTACAGCAAGACCCTCAACCGGCCGGATCTGCGGGAGCTCACCCCCTTCACGATGGTGGACTTCATGACCTACGGGCTCCGCACGGGGAATCCCGAGCTGGAGCGCGCGATCCTTCACAACTACGACTTCCGCTTCGAGTTCTATCCGGGCTACACGGAGCTCCTCGCCTTTTCCGCCTTCCACAAGGAGATGAAGGATCCGATCGAGGAGAGCGTCATCGGCGGCGAGAACCCGGTCTTCATCCCGGAGAACGGCGAGGACGGCCGGCTCACCGGCGTCGAGCTGGAGGCGCGGTTCAGCCTCGGCCGGATCGCCTCGCCGCTCCGGAACCTCGGGCTCTACAGCAACTACACGCGTGTGAATTCGGAGACCAAGACCGGCCGGCTCGGCGTGGCGAACAACAAGGAACGCCCCCTGCAGGGGCAGTCGGATTACGTGGTCAATCTCGGCCTCTTCTACTCGAGCCCCAAGGGCGTTACGAACGCCTCGATCCTCTACAACCTGTTCGGGAAACGTCTCGCCCAGGTGGGCCTTTACGAGATGCCGGACGTGTACGAGACACCCCGGCACAGCCTAGATTTCACCTTCAGCCGAGCCTTCTTGGGTGGCGCGCACCTCAAGGTGGCGATCGAGAACCTGTTGGACGACGACGTCCGCTTCGAGCTGGACGGCGACATCGAAGATCCGATCACCTACAGCGCTAAATCGGGAAGGAAGATCTCCCTCTCCCTCTCCTACGGCTCGTAAGGTCGACGGATCGATGAGGAAGCATGAGATGAGGAACGGACTTTGGAGAATCTGCGCAACCCTCGCCCTCGCCGCGCTCGCCCTGACGGCGGCGGATCGGGCGGCCGGCGCCGAGAAGAGCGGCTCCGGCGAAGTCCCCGCCGCCGACTCGACCACCTTCACGCCCCCGCCGAAACCGCCGGAGGCGGACATCATTCCCAAGGCGCCGATGGGCGTCCCGAGGGAGAGAGAGTCCCTCATCGACGGCCATCCGCTGTCGGCCAAGGAGAGGGACCCGGAGATCGAATCGGTCTACCGCGGGCGGAGGCTCGTCGAACCGATGGAGGACTACGAACTGGAGGGGTGGTATTACGATTCCGTGGACGATGTGGCCCGGGCGGTGCTCGAGGCGATCGAGGAGGACACCGAGACGGCGCTCCGGCGGCTGGTGGTCACCAAGGAGGAGTTCGACATCCTCTTCTGGCCCGAGTTCCCTACGAGCCGCCCCTTCACCAACATCACCTCGAACGACGCCTGGCTGATCCACAAGGGGAACACGCTGGACGGCATCGTCGAGCTCCGAACCGCCTACGGCGGCAAGGAGCTTCTCTTCGGCTGGGCGCAAGTGGTCACCGGCTTGGCGGAGTACACCAATTTCAACCTCTACAAGGGAATCGAAATCCACGCCTTCACCCGGACCGGCGAGGAGATCGTCATCGACCAGGTGAAGACCATCGCCGAGCGGAATGGGCGCTGGAAAGTATATATGTATAAAGATTAAGGCCCGACGGATCGCCGGCGACTCGTTCACGAGACCGCTCCGAACGGAACGGTCCTTTTCTCTCCCGTCCGGAGGAGAGTGCGGCGGCGGGTCGGAGCGCGGCGCGGGCGTTTTCCGCGATCAGTTCCCGGATTCGAAGAGCGACGGAGGGGAGGGCGGAGCGGGGCGCGGCGCGGCGGAGGGGAAGCGGACACGAAAGACGCTCCCCGCGCCGGGCGTGCTCTCCAGGGAAACCGATCCGCCCATGGCGAGTGCCTGATGCTTGACGATCGCCAGACCGAGCCCGGTTCCGCCGAGCCGCCGGGAACGGGCCTTGTCGACGCGGTAGAACCTCTCGAAGATACGGGCCTGATGCTCCTTGTCGATGCCGATCCCCGTGTCCTCCACCTCGAGGGTCACCGCGCTCCCGTCGTCCCGCAGGCGCACCCAGATCTTTCCCCCCGCGGGAGTGTACTTGAGGGCGTTGTCGAGCAGGTTGTCGGCGATCTGCCGGAGCCCTTCCGCGTCGCCCGAAACCGGCAGGGGAAACTCCGGTATCCCCGTTTCCAAATGAAGCCCCTTCGAACGGGCGACCGGCAGAAGGCCCTCCAGAGACTCCCGCACCGGGACACGCAGGTCCACCAGCTCGCGATCCGCCGCGCCGTCCTTCGATTCGAGCCGGGAAACCGCGAGCAGATCGGTGACCAGGTTGGTGAGACGCGCCGTCTGCTCATTGATCCGGCCGAGAAAGTCGCGCGACCTCGCCGGCTCCATCTCCGGGTCGTCGATCATCGTCTCCACGAGTCCCCGGATCGCCGTGACCGGCGTCTTCAGCTCGTGGGAGATGTTGGCGACGAAATCCTTGCGGATCGCTTCCAGGCGGCGGAGTTCCGTCACGTCGTGGAGCACCAGCACCGCGCCGGCGAGCCGGTCGTCCCTGTCCCGGAGCGGGGAGGCTTTCATCTCGATGAACCGCTCGTCCCCGCCCGACACGACCCGCGTTTCCGAGGTGAGGTCCCGCACCTCCCGCATGGTGCGGGAGAGCAGCTCGCTCACGGTCCGCACGTGAGTGGCCGCCGAGATCCGCCGGCCCACCGCCCGGTCCGCGTCGGCGCCGATGATCCGCGCCGCCACGGAGTTGATGTGAAGGACCTTTTCGGAACGGTCCACGGCGATCACCCCCTCCACCATGCTGGAGAGGATCGCCACCACCTTGTTCCGGTCGAGGACGATCGTCTCCATCCGCGCCCGAAGCTGCTCGATCATGCTGTTGAAGGCGCGGCCCAGATCCCCCACCTCGTCATTGGAGAGGATCTCGAGTGGATGATCGTACTCGCCGCCCGCGACGGCCATGGCGGCTCGGGTCATGCGGACCAGGGGTTCGGTGACGCGGCGGGCGAGGAAGAATCCGATGAGGAGCGCGAGCGCCGACGCGATCACCACGGTGAGAACCACGACGGCGCGGATCTGCCCGAGCCGCCGGTCCACGTCGGTGAGGGGAAGGGAAGCGCGGACGAAGCCGAGAAGATGATCGCCGCGGCGCACCGGGATGGCCAAATACATCATCCGCATGCCGACGGTGTCGCTGAATCGTGTGGCGGTGCCCGACTCGCCGCCGCGCGCGGCGCGCACTTCCTGCCGGTCCCCGTGGTTATCCATCCGCGCCGGGTCCATCTCGGAATCGGCGATCACTACGCCGTCGGAACGGATCACGGTGAAACGTGTCCCGATCCGGCCGCCCAGGTCCTCAACGCGGCCCTGAAGGGAAGGATCCCGCTCCCCGGATAGCGCCTTCCATGAGATCTCGCGGAGAAGGATCGCCTCCGCTTCGAGATTGCGGCGCGTCCGAGCGATGGAGTCGCGTTCGATTCCGCGGGAGACGAAGGCGCCGATGATGAAGGCGCTGCCCAGGATCAGGGTGACGTAGCCCGCGTAGAGCTTCCAGAGAAGACGGGATCGTACGAACACCTATTCGGCGACCTCCAGGAATTTGTACCCCGCGCCGCGGACGGTCTGAATCAGGTCGCGATGTCTGCCGAGTTTCTTGCGGATCGAATTGACATGCACGTCCACGCTCCGGTCGATCACCACCGTGTCCGGGCCGACGACCTGATTGAGCAGCTCGTAACGGCTGAAGACCCATCCGGGCCGGGAGGCGAGAACGCCGAGAAGGCGAAACTCGGTGTGGGTGAAATCGACCCGCTCGCCGCCGATGGTGATCTCGTGGCGCCCCACGTCGATCACCACGTTCCGCACCCGGATGCGGGTTTCTCCGGACACGCCTTCCTTCACCGGGCCGCGGCGGAGGACCGCCTTGACGCGGGCCACCAGCTCCTTGGGGCTGAAGGGTTTGGTCAGATAGTCGTCGGCGCCCACGCCGAGGCCCAGCACCACGTCGCTCTCGTCCCCCTTGGCGGTGACCATGATGACCGGAATGCCGCGGGTACCGGGATCCGACTTGAGCTTCTTACAGATCTCCACGCCGTCGATGCCCGGAAGCATCAGGTCGAGAAGCACCAGATCGGGCGCCTCTTTCCGGACCTTCCGCAGCCCCTCTTCGCCGTTCAACACGGGGGATACGATGAATCCTTCTCGGCTCAAATTATAGGCGATGACCTCGACGATGTCCGGCTCGTCCTCGATCACCACGACATGCGGTTTCTTCGGCGGAATCGCGCACCTCCTTTCGGCTCCCTCCCGCTCGGGGATGGGGGATCGGCGAGAGATTCGGATCTTCGGCGTCTTTATATTGTATCGCAGGTTCTGTTAAGATCCGGTTAAAGAATGCCCACCCGAGCGGCTCCGCGCGTCTCCCACCTCGCGCGCCGATCCCCGTCGGGGACGACCGCGCCCCCAAACAGGGAGAAAACGAACCGTGCCGACAGCGAGGAAAACCGCACCGTCCCTTCTCGCGCTGATCCTCTTCTGCGCCGCTCCGGCCGCGCCTCTTCGAGCCGAAGACGGCCCGCCCGCGCGCGCCGCCCGGGCCGAACCGGTCGAGGCGGGCGCGATCCGGGTCGACGGCCGCCTCGACGAAGCGGCGTGGCGAACCGCGGCATTCACCGGCGACCTCCTGCAGAAGGATCCGGACGAAGGCGCCCCCTCCACGCGCCGCACCGAGGTCGCGTTCCTCTACGACCGGGAGGCGCTCTACGTGGGCGCGCGCCTGTTCACCGAAGACCCCGGCGCGATCCGCGCCGCCGTCGCGCGGCGGGACAACTCCGGGAACGCGGAACGGTTGATCGTCACCTTCGACACCTATCACGACCGCCGCACGGCCGTATCGTTCGCCGTCACCGCCGCGGGGGTGCGCATCGACTACCATCACCCCGAGGATGAGGAGCAGAGCCGGGACTACTCCTTCGACCCGGTCTGGGAAGCCCGTACCGCGCGGAGCGGCGAAGGGTGGACCGCGGAGATGCGGATCCCCTTCTCGCAGCTCCGCTTTCGCGACCACCCGGAACAGGTGTGGGGCCTCAACCTGAACCGATGGATGCCGGACCGGAACGAGGACGCCTACTGGGCGCTCATCCCGAAGGAGGAGAGCGGCTACGCCTCCCGCTTCGGCGAGCTGGCCGGAATCGAGGGGATCCGCCCCTCGAGCCGGATGGAGGTGATCCCCTATTTCGCCGCCGAGGCGAACATCACCGGCGGCGTGGACGACGCCGATCCCTTCCGGGACGAAACGGAAACGGCGACGCGCGCCGGCGCCGATTTCAAGATGGGGCTCGGGCCGAACCTGACCCTCGAAGGGACGGTGAATCCGGACTTCGGCCAGGTGGAAGCGGACCCGGCGGAGGTCAACCTGACCGCCTACGAGACCTTCTTCGAAGAGCGCCGCCCCTTTTTCATCGAGGGATCGAGCCTCCTCGGAGGCGAGGGGCCGGACTACTTCTACTCCCGGCGCATCGGCGCCGCCCCCCATCTCGACGCGGAGGGGGACTACGCGGACGCGCCGCAGAACGCCACCATCCTCGGCGCCGCCAAGCTGACGGGCCGGCTGAACCGCGGCCTCTCCCTGGGCGCCCTCGGCGCCGTCACCGCCCGGGAATACGCCCGCGTCTACACCGAGTCGACGGGCGCCTTCTCACGGGTCAAGACGGAACCGCTCACCGGGTACGGCGTGCTCCGCCTGCAGCAGGAGTTCGGCGACGAGGGTTCCACGTGGGGTTTCATGCTGACCGGCGCCGGACGGGACATGAGCGACGGCGAGCCGGTCGCCTCCGAGCTGGTCCGGAGCGCCGTCACCGGCGGCGCGGACTGGACGTGGCGTTTCGGGGACCACGCCTACGCCCTCACCGGGCATGTCGGCTTCAGTCACGTGCGCGGGGACTCCTCCGCGATCCTTCGCGTCCAAAGATCGAGCGCCCATTACTATCAGCGCCCCGACGCGGACCACGTCGATCTCGACTCCTCGCGGACGTCGCTCACCGGCCACGCCTTCGCGCTGGAGCTGGAGAAAAACGCCGGGAGACACTGGCTTTGGGAAGGGAGCGTCTCCTTCGAGTCTCCCGGTTTCGAGCTGAACGATCTGGGTGAACTGCAATCGGCGGACGACATCGACGCGCGGGCGAGCCTTCGCTACCGGGAGACCGCGCCGGGCCCGCTGCTGCGCGACTACTCCATCGGCCTTTACAATCTGCGCTCGTGGAACTACGGCGGCGACGCCGTCGGCGGTGGGCATGAAATCAACGCGAACGTGACCTGGCGGAACCATTGGACGAGTTGGTGCGGCTACTACATCGGGCCGCGCCGGAAGAGCGACTCCCTCACCCGGGGCGGGCCTCTCATGGAGACACTGCGGCTCCACAACGCGTGGATCGGCGGCTCGACCAACCACGCCTCCGACGTCCGCGGGGAAATCGGGGCCGCCTGCTACTGGTGGGAAACGGGCGGGTGGAGGCGCGAAGCGGAGGCGACCCTATCGGTCCGGACGGGCGGGCGCTGGGAGTTCTCCCTCGAGCCGTATTACGGCCGCACCGAGGAACCCCGGCAGTACGTGGCGACCATCGACGGCGGCCGCGAGGAAACCTACGGGAAGCGTTACGTCTTCTCGCGGATCGAACGGTCCACGGCGAGGGCGCGGTTCCGGCTGACGTACGCCTTCCATCCGGACCTCACCCTCGAGGCGTACGCCGAGCCCTTCGCCGCGAGCGGGCGATACTACGAATTCGGGGAACTGGAAGCCGCCGGAAGCCGAAACCTGATCGTGTACGGGGAAGAGGGGGGAACCACGATCGCCGGGAGCGAGGACGGCTCCCGGACCGTCACCGACGGAGACGCCCAGTTCGTCCTCGGTGATAGGGATTTCCGGGTTCTCTCCTTCCGGAGCAACGTGGTCCTCCGATGGGAGTGGCGCCCGGGAAGCACGCTCTACCTCGTCTGGCAGCAGAACCGGGAGGCGGAAGAAAACCCGTCGGGGTTCGTGGGGGGACGGGATCTGGTCGACAGCATCACGAGCGAAGGGGATCACTTCCTCGGCCTGAAGATCTCCTACTGGCTCCCGCTTTCGTGACTATTGCCGTTCGTCGGAGGAGACGGCGCCGTCGTGAAGCTGGACGATCCGGCGGGTTCTCTTGGCGATGAACTCGTCGTGGGTGATCAGCACCATCGTGTGCCCCTTCTCCCACAGCTCCTCGAAGAGATGGACGATGTCCTTGCCGGCGCCGGAATCGAGGTTTCCCGTCGGCTCGTCGGCGAGGATGATGTCCGGCTCGCAGGCGAGAGCCCGGGCGATGGCGACCCGCTGCATCTGTCCTCCCGAAAGCTCGGTCGGTTTGTGATTCATCCGGTCCGCCAGGTCGACCTGTTCGAAGAGATGCTCCACCCGTTCCCGGCGCTCCCTCGTCCGCATCCCCTTGAAGAGAAGCGGCATCTCCACGTTCTCGTAGGCGCTGATGAGGGGAAGCAGATTGAAGTTCTGGAAGACGAAACCGATCCTCCGGTTCCGGATCTCCGCGAGGCGGTCCGCGCCGAAGCCGGCCACCTCTTCTCCGCGGAGGCGATAGGATCCCACCGTCGGCGTGTCGAGACATCCCACGATGTTCATGAGCGTCGATTTTCCCGAGCCCGAGGGGCCGACGACGGAGACGAACTCGCCCTGCCCTATGGCGAGATCGATCCCGCGAAGCGCCATCACCTTCATCGCCCCGGTCCGGTACGCCTTGCCGACCCCCTGCAGATCGATCAGCGCGCCGTTCGAGCCGCCCGTTGAATCTCCGTTTTTCCGTTTCCCGCCGAAACCGAACATGTGGTTCACACCTTTCTTATTCGAACCGGAGCGCCACCGCGGGCTGAACAGTCGCCGCCTTGCGGGAGGGAAAAAACCCCGCCAGCAGCCCGACCATCCCGAGCAACAGAACCGTGGCGAGCGCGATGGGGAGCGAGAAGGTCGGCTCGCCCATGAAGGCGAGCGCTTCGCTGTCGCTCCGGCTCACGACGAACGCCACGGCGCGGACGATGCCGTAGCCGACGGGCGCGCCGATCGCGCCGCCCAGAGCGGTCAGCACGACAGCCTCCAAGACGATCGGCCCCATCACCCATACCCGGCGCGCGCCGAGGGCCATCTGCACTCCGATGGTGCGCGTCCTCTGCCGCACCACCGCATACATGATGTTCGCCACGCCCATCCCGCCGATCAGCAGGGTGAGACCGCCGATGATCCCGAGAAAAATCTGGATGCCGAGCATCATGGCGTTCATCTGCCGCGCCGATTCCCCCACGTCCCAGATGTTGAGCGCCCTCTGATCCTCCGCGTCGAAACGGTATTTGGAGGCGAGCACCTCCCGCACCCGCCGTTCGACCAACTCGGTCTGCTCCGGCGTTCGCGGCCGGATCACGATGTCGTCGTTGTAAGGATCGCCGAAGATCGCCAGGAAGGTGCTGAAGGGCATGGCGGCGTGGTTCTCGTCGGGACCGCCGTACATCCCCATCTGCCGCTTCTCCTTCATCACGCCGATCACGGTGAAGGGGGCGCCGTTCAATAGAACCGTTTTCCCCACCGCCTCCTCGTCACCGAAAAGCTCCCTCTTGACCGTGAAGCCCAGAAAGAGAACGCGGCGTTTCAGCTCCTCGTCGAAACGGTCGATGAACCGCCCCCCCGGCTCGGGGAAGTGGGCGCGCATGTCGCCGTACTCCGGCTGCACGCCGATCACTTTTTTATTCAGCGTCTTCCGGCCCACGGTGAGCTGGGTTCCCCAGCGGATCATCTCTCCGCTCATCTGAGCGATCTCGGGGATGCTGCCACGGATCAGATCCAGGTCGTCCGGCCGCGTCCAGATCCGCCGCCCCGCCGGGAATCCGGCGTAGGCGCGGCTCGTCTCGCCCGCCCAAACCACCATGATCCCCGTGCCGAGCCCGCGCCTTCCTTCGTTCATGCTCCGCTTCATCCCCTCGCCGAAGGAGAGAAGCAGGATGATGGAGATGGTTCCCCAGGCGATCGCCATCACGGTCATCCCCATGCGCTTCCGCTGTACCCGCGCGGTTCGTGCGAAGAGACGGAAGACGAGTCCCGGCCCGTGGGTCATAACCTAAGCGCCTCCACCGGTTTGAGGTTCGCCGCGTTCCGCGCCGGGAAATAACCGGCGAGGATGCCGACCACGCCGAGCGCCGCCGTCGTGATCCCCACCGCGGTGGGGGACATCACCTGTGTGCCGATGTGTTCCTGCAGAGAGGAGAGGGCGACGGCCCGGACGATCGCGTAGGTGACGGCGAGGCCGAGGGCGCCGCCGAGA harbors:
- a CDS encoding HAMP domain-containing protein; translated protein: MFVRSRLLWKLYAGYVTLILGSAFIIGAFVSRGIERDSIARTRRNLEAEAILLREISWKALSGERDPSLQGRVEDLGGRIGTRFTVIRSDGVVIADSEMDPARMDNHGDRQEVRAARGGESGTATRFSDTVGMRMMYLAIPVRRGDHLLGFVRASLPLTDVDRRLGQIRAVVVLTVVIASALALLIGFFLARRVTEPLVRMTRAAMAVAGGEYDHPLEILSNDEVGDLGRAFNSMIEQLRARMETIVLDRNKVVAILSSMVEGVIAVDRSEKVLHINSVAARIIGADADRAVGRRISAATHVRTVSELLSRTMREVRDLTSETRVVSGGDERFIEMKASPLRDRDDRLAGAVLVLHDVTELRRLEAIRKDFVANISHELKTPVTAIRGLVETMIDDPEMEPARSRDFLGRINEQTARLTNLVTDLLAVSRLESKDGAADRELVDLRVPVRESLEGLLPVARSKGLHLETGIPEFPLPVSGDAEGLRQIADNLLDNALKYTPAGGKIWVRLRDDGSAVTLEVEDTGIGIDKEHQARIFERFYRVDKARSRRLGGTGLGLAIVKHQALAMGGSVSLESTPGAGSVFRVRFPSAAPRPAPPSPPSLFESGN
- a CDS encoding response regulator transcription factor → MPPKKPHVVVIEDEPDIVEVIAYNLSREGFIVSPVLNGEEGLRKVRKEAPDLVLLDLMLPGIDGVEICKKLKSDPGTRGIPVIMVTAKGDESDVVLGLGVGADDYLTKPFSPKELVARVKAVLRRGPVKEGVSGETRIRVRNVVIDVGRHEITIGGERVDFTHTEFRLLGVLASRPGWVFSRYELLNQVVGPDTVVIDRSVDVHVNSIRKKLGRHRDLIQTVRGAGYKFLEVAE
- a CDS encoding carbohydrate binding family 9 domain-containing protein, whose amino-acid sequence is MPTARKTAPSLLALILFCAAPAAPLRAEDGPPARAARAEPVEAGAIRVDGRLDEAAWRTAAFTGDLLQKDPDEGAPSTRRTEVAFLYDREALYVGARLFTEDPGAIRAAVARRDNSGNAERLIVTFDTYHDRRTAVSFAVTAAGVRIDYHHPEDEEQSRDYSFDPVWEARTARSGEGWTAEMRIPFSQLRFRDHPEQVWGLNLNRWMPDRNEDAYWALIPKEESGYASRFGELAGIEGIRPSSRMEVIPYFAAEANITGGVDDADPFRDETETATRAGADFKMGLGPNLTLEGTVNPDFGQVEADPAEVNLTAYETFFEERRPFFIEGSSLLGGEGPDYFYSRRIGAAPHLDAEGDYADAPQNATILGAAKLTGRLNRGLSLGALGAVTAREYARVYTESTGAFSRVKTEPLTGYGVLRLQQEFGDEGSTWGFMLTGAGRDMSDGEPVASELVRSAVTGGADWTWRFGDHAYALTGHVGFSHVRGDSSAILRVQRSSAHYYQRPDADHVDLDSSRTSLTGHAFALELEKNAGRHWLWEGSVSFESPGFELNDLGELQSADDIDARASLRYRETAPGPLLRDYSIGLYNLRSWNYGGDAVGGGHEINANVTWRNHWTSWCGYYIGPRRKSDSLTRGGPLMETLRLHNAWIGGSTNHASDVRGEIGAACYWWETGGWRREAEATLSVRTGGRWEFSLEPYYGRTEEPRQYVATIDGGREETYGKRYVFSRIERSTARARFRLTYAFHPDLTLEAYAEPFAASGRYYEFGELEAAGSRNLIVYGEEGGTTIAGSEDGSRTVTDGDAQFVLGDRDFRVLSFRSNVVLRWEWRPGSTLYLVWQQNREAEENPSGFVGGRDLVDSITSEGDHFLGLKISYWLPLS
- a CDS encoding ABC transporter ATP-binding protein, coding for MIDLQGVGKAYRTGAMKVMALRGIDLAIGQGEFVSVVGPSGSGKSTLMNIVGCLDTPTVGSYRLRGEEVAGFGADRLAEIRNRRIGFVFQNFNLLPLISAYENVEMPLLFKGMRTRERRERVEHLFEQVDLADRMNHKPTELSGGQMQRVAIARALACEPDIILADEPTGNLDSGAGKDIVHLFEELWEKGHTMVLITHDEFIAKRTRRIVQLHDGAVSSDERQ
- a CDS encoding ABC transporter permease → MTHGPGLVFRLFARTARVQRKRMGMTVMAIAWGTISIILLLSFGEGMKRSMNEGRRGLGTGIMVVWAGETSRAYAGFPAGRRIWTRPDDLDLIRGSIPEIAQMSGEMIRWGTQLTVGRKTLNKKVIGVQPEYGDMRAHFPEPGGRFIDRFDEELKRRVLFLGFTVKRELFGDEEAVGKTVLLNGAPFTVIGVMKEKRQMGMYGGPDENHAAMPFSTFLAIFGDPYNDDIVIRPRTPEQTELVERRVREVLASKYRFDAEDQRALNIWDVGESARQMNAMMLGIQIFLGIIGGLTLLIGGMGVANIMYAVVRQRTRTIGVQMALGARRVWVMGPIVLEAVVLTALGGAIGAPVGYGIVRAVAFVVSRSDSEALAFMGEPTFSLPIALATVLLLGMVGLLAGFFPSRKAATVQPAVALRFE